Part of the Panicum virgatum strain AP13 chromosome 4N, P.virgatum_v5, whole genome shotgun sequence genome is shown below.
TGCAGCAACTAAAGAGGTTCAAAAGACAATGATTGCCCCGCATTTCACAGCTTCGATTAAAAGGAAAAGTGCCTTAGCAGCCTTAAGGCCGAAGGCTTTACCACCTAAAGCCCGAGCACACGGTCAGGTCAAATCAAATCACCTCAAAAGGTAAGCACCTTCCCGTTCCTTTACCCCCACCAAACGCATGGAACAATTCAATTCAATTCAATTCAAACGAACACAGCCGTCCCCAAATTCCGAATCCACGCCGAATTCGCGACTTGTCGACGGCGAAAGAAGAAGAGTAGAAGAGGGAGGAAATCGGTAACCCTCGCTCACCTTTGCCGCGTCGGAGCTCctcccgtcgccgcttgcgGTGGCGCGCCCAGTCGGCGAGCGATGAGcagccctcgccggcggcgcccttgGCCCCGGGGGCGTCGTCCCCGGCGACAATCTCGATCCGCAGCACCCGGTCGGAAAAGTTGACCGAGTTGAAGGCGAACTCGAAGCTCGGCCCCCCGCTCGCCCGCGAGAAGTCCGGGTCCATCCctctgcttcctcctcctcctcctcctcgaacCAATCAACCACGCGCCCACCTCGCCTCACCTCTGAcgcgcggccgccgcagcagccaTCGACGGGGCAGACGGAggccaaaccctaaccctatccAACCTTGGACAAGGGAATCGCGATGCGGGTGCGGGAGAGCGAGCGGGTTGTGTGGAGACTCGAGAAGGGGGGAGACGAGACGAACAAGAACAAGAGAACCGTAGCGGGATGAGCGGAGCCGTGGAGGGGGGCAACGTCGTGATAAGGAGAAATCCTGGGGGCGTGCGTGCGAGTCTGCGGCCAGAAAAAGGACAGCTGAACAAGGCGGAGTAAATTCGTACGCTCCGGTGGGGCCCAGCGGATAAACACACTTCACGCCGGGGGCGCCCGGGGCTACTCGTGGGTCCCTGCTGTCGGTACGCTGTTATGGTTCGGACGGGCCCGGGTGTCGGTGGGAGGGTAGGTGGAGAAGTGGGATGGATCGGTCGCGGGATTTCCGATTTCGCGTCCGCGTCTCTTCCCTGCGATGCCTTTTCTGGGCTTTGGTTTTGCCGTTGCGGAGGAAAATATGCGGGCTCGATGTTTTCGGGAAAAAAGATTTGCTGGTTGGTTGGCTGCTGACGTAGGCCGGAGGGGTTGGCTTTTTTACGGAGTGTTTccttttgaaaaaaattcaaatgttGACGATGAATATGGGTAAAGTGTAACATGATTTTTGACCTTTTCAACCGAATTTGTTGAAGTGTTTTTGGTTTTGAGACCTTGACATTCAAAATTTATCCAAGGTCACATCACGAACCGTAGATGAGATGTTATGATCATCGAGCTATTAAGAAAGCTAGTAACTAGTAATAACAATTTGGCATGTCTTCCAATATTTCGGTAATAATAGGGTTGGACCTAGTTACACGATCTATTTTCTCTGTTAGAAAATATAAATCATCATTTTGTCACATATCAAACTTATAGAAAAATActttaaccaaatttatagaaaaatacaCTAACACATTCAACATCGAATTAATTAAATCCACCACAAAATATAATCATCGCATTAAATTTATTTTGTATTGTAGATGTTAATACACTGAAAAGAAAAGGCTGACTTGGATAAAACTAAAACAACCTACATTTGAAAGGAGTTTTTTCTTTGCATATAAGGACAACCTACCTTAGCCCCCTTTGTAAAACAAGCTATTGGTTACTACTTTACTATAATATCCCGTTAAAAAGACGTCTACCGTCCTTGTGGATCAACTATTATAAAACCCAAAAATTTAATGGAGAATTTGATTATAAAAAGCTCATATGTTTAGTTTGTGTCACCTACACCTTTTCTCCCAAGAATGGTAGGGAAGTATGCACTATTTGAATATAGTCGTCTCAAAATCCCTGAATTTCGAACAAGATCTAATTTCATGAGGGATTTATaacaaaacacaaaaaaaaaacatatcctTTTTCAAACCGATCAAGTGAACCAAAGTCCATTAGAGTACAATAATGACTTTGTGACCAAGCAAACCCATACTTGGGCTATCAGTTTCTTGATCATTCGCTAACTAGGTTCTTGTACCTTGCACGGAATTTCCCCTTTCTCTTTCTTTACGGTCGCGTATCAGACGAATTAGTACGGCCCATGAAGATGTGCCCGCACATCATGATGGGCCCAGGCTGTAGATTTCCATCTACCAACTGTTACTGGAACCATCCCCAACTAGCGCTGGGCATTCGGTTAGTGCGGTTAAATCGGTTCGGTTAATtcggttttgaaatatttcggtTATGACAAACTCTTAACCGAAATTGTAGCTAGAAATCTTTTAACCGCGTAAATTTGGTTGCGGTTAAATCGGTTCGGTTTTGCGGTTAACCGTAATGTATACAATACATAAATAACAAGCAAATTAGAATGAAATTATGACATCAACTACAAGCTATTGGCCACTAAAATAAGCTTAAAAAGCTAGAAAAACAATTAATGTAGCCTCACTTAGATATCTTAATTATGAAAACCAAGAATTCTTGATATCTCACATGATTATACATATATTTAAGACATAAGATAAATACATATTACACTCAACTTGCTAAATCGGTTAATTCGGTTAAATCGGTTAGTGGCACATCAAAACCGAAATAATATGCGGTTAAAGAATATCTCAAAAAATTTAACCGCAAAATTAACCgttaaccgaattaaccgaCTTTTGCGGTTAAagcggttcggttcggttcggttaaTCGGTTTCGGTTATATTTTGCCCACCCCTATCCCCAACCCCAACCACATACTGTAAGCAAACAAGGGCAGCATACTGCCACTACAGAGGAAGAAACTATCATAATAGCCGACCAGAGCATCAGGCAGGCATCATTCCATACAGATTGGGAACTGCAAACAGTTTCTGTAAATTATTTCATTTcaggtttttgtagaaacatgacCTTATCTTTCTATTGAAACTTTTAGGATAACTTTTTCACTAGTGGCTCGAAGGAACCAAGAATGTCCATAGGTGGGAgaaaaacatttttttctttagaAAAAACGAAGGACAAGATTTGCCATGGTTAAGCAAGTAATAACTAAAGCTTATTACTATACAAAAGTTACACTAATGTGATTACCAAGTCCCATCTCAATTCACTCTAGACCGACGGTTAGGAGATGAATCTACAATGAAACTCCGCTCAATATGCAGCTACATCTAGGATTCGCATTTCCTGCAACTTCCAGTGAATATTCAGCTATTAAGTCAGATGTCTTACAATTGCAACTATATGTGTTGCAGACCCAATTCATGGAAGCCCAAGAGTGTCAGCTGGGTTCTCATTTCCTCCTCGTGCTGATTAAGGGGAATACCCATGCGCTCATTCGAGCATGCTGCCCCTCCAACCTTGCTTGAAGTAGCTTAGCTTTGAGAGTGTTCTCCTTTGTGCCTACCAGCTGATGCGCTGGGGATTCAGTTATCTCGCATTCCAAGGATTTGGCTGGGTTATTCAGATGCCGTGCTGGACTGCGCACATCGCAAAGATCCCGTGAGGCAGTATATTCTTGAAACTGATTTGTCCGGGGCTGGTTTGATTTGTGCCCTAGATATGCATGTTGAGGAGCCTCTGATTTGATTTTCAACAGGTCATCACGTAATCGGCGAGATACTTGGGTCATAACAGTTTCATTCTGCTCGTCTGTGGAGGCAAGGCCAGCATCATTGCGTGAGCTAATTTCTGGTGTCGAAGCAATAAATTGCTGTCGGCCAATGCTAGACCTTGCCTTGTCTTTCTTTGAGCAAGTTGGTGCATTTGACATTGGTGAGCCTTCAACAGATACACCATTGGAATATTCCAATCTTCTCATTGGTGAATGCATGGAGCTTATGACCCTCCTTCGAGTGCCTGCAAGATCATGGCTTTTAATGGCACTTCCATGCATGTTCAGTTCAAAGCAGTGCAGATCACTGGCAATAGAACTGCCATCATCATCTTCGGCTAGCCGAGGGGCGCTAGTGGCTCCATTAAGGTGCACAGATTCAAGGGATTGCCGGCAAAAACTTGCATCTCGCTTTTCATTAACAATGTTTAAGTTATCATTCTTGGAGTTACTGAACCTTTTAGCATGATGAAGAAATCTCTCAATCTCACTGCTCAGCCGCTCTGTGATTGAGGATTTTCCTGACAAATCTTCCCGCGTATCAGTCTTTTGCATCTGCATACGCTCATCAAGCCATGCTTCTGAAATATGAACTACTGACTTATCGAACTTGTGCTCATACTCCTTTACATGCTTTTGCTTCAACATCCTGACTTCCTCCTCGTAGCTTCTAATTCCTTTTGCAAACTCATCACAAAGATCTTCCAACAGGCAGGTTgtcttcttctctttctccaGAGCCTTCACAGCCTTGCAAAATGCTGATTTCATCTCAGAGAGCTCTTTGCCTAGCTTTCTGTGGAGAGTCTCAGAATGCTTCCTTAGACGTCTCTCGTCTTCAAGATCCTCTTGCACTGAACGAAGGGCTGCTTTGATCTTCTCTTGGTCCTTGTTCTTCCGAGCCATTTTGTCTTCAGTGACTTGCCTTGCTAGAGAATCAATTTCGTGGTGATACCTCTGCCTCTCTTGCATAAGCTCTTGAATGCATACCTGGGCATGATGCAATTCTCGTTTCAATCCCTTCATTGCTGACACATCAGCTGCATGCTGCTCTTCCAAGCTCCAAATTCGATTGAGAACTTTCAATAGCTCTGTTGACGTTTTAAGATCATTACCTGCCTGCCTAAATCTAGCATTGCAATCCAATGACCGAGTTGGGCTGACAAGGTTCACCGTTGTTGCCTGTGAAATGAATGCACAGTTTTGAAGATGAGCATGCCATCACAAGTGGTATTTCTTATTAATGCCCTAAGAAAACCACCAAAGGAAACAAAGTTTGTAGAGGGAGGAAATGAACACGTACCCCAACTGAGGTAGTGTAACTCGCAGGAGAAAGAGGCTGCCTTGAAGGGCATCTTTCTTCATGTAATTTATCATGCTCCATCACTGAAGTGGCAACATGTGCTCCAAAGCCACCTGAACTCCGTGGCTGAAATGTAAGAAGAATCTTGTTACATCTGGTATACATGGTTTGTgaaatagcaaaaaaaaaagggggggaggTGGAAGCAAAacataccaaaaaaaaaatttgtgacaTTCCAGTGGCAATCAAGATTGCGACAATTCCAAGGGAAATAAAATTCAGaatgatggtgtgaggaaaCAAAATAAAAGGACAAATCTTATGTGCCTTCAACTAAAAATCATTACTGTCTTCAAATAAAATAAGAGGCCAGCAATATTGAATTTGCTCCTAAGGAACATAAATAACATAATGTGCTTTGTATAAACCAGATTCAAAGTTTTACTTCTGCTGTGTAACAACAATGCATCACAAATCAGAAAAAAATGAACAATAAATGATATGTTGGGATCATGGGATCTTACTAAGCTGCATAGTGCATGGCAGAAACATGTGGCCCTCTAGTTCTCAGAGAACATGAAAATTGGGAACGGAATCAGGTATATAACAAACCAAGAATAAAGGACAGGTTACAAGCTTTTACATGAATCTCCGTGATTTTTCCCAATCCATCTTTAGATACTTAAAAGTCCCTCTGTTTTGTTATCTGTTACATGCTGTTTCTAATAGAAGCTAGTCCCCCATCCTGGGAAAAAAAATAAGTTAAGGAAACATCATGTACCGGCATGCTAAATACTCCAGGATCATCATGTAGTTTGGTTGTTCCTACAAATATTATATAGCTTGGTAAAACAGAAGCTAGATTAGGAGAAAGCACTGAAAAGAAAAATTGCCATAGTTATAATAGCAAAGAACCCAGAGGATACAAAAGGAGACAATGGTTGGTGATGACCTAAGGGATGGAATATTCTTGAGGAAAATTTCAGAAACAATAAAAAGAAATACAATCGCAACCATCAAGCATACAATTCTAATGCCAGGTACAGGTTCGAATGGAAGCCCAGTCTCCCAGCAGTCCAGCATAGAGATCCTAGTCATGTAGGCAAGTCTTTCAAATAAATCAGACAGATCGTCTTGATCAATATTAGATGTGTCCTTGGAGGATCTATGTTTTAACATTTTTTATGTTTTACTTAAGCCTGTTGTTTGGGATAATCAACCAGCGAAGTTCTAAAGATAACGGGGCAATGCCTCCATCTTCGAAACAACACTAAGGGGCTGTTTGGATGGCCGCCACACTCGCTCCTGCCACGCTGCTGTAAGCAATTCAATGGTTACTCTCATGgatgagaggatgacactcgagctggggaagttttctgatttttcttcatttacactcacaatgccatgccaTCCAACGGGAGGGGAGGCAACACATTTATACACAGCTGCAGGGCAGCCAACACTGAGGCATATTCTAttcctagtctaagatgccaaaTGAAAGGACTAACTGTTGTCCTATCTAGATGCTAaagcagtccaagatgctgtcctctagggcaGCAATGGTGCTAGTGCGTGCTGCAGAAAATGAGATGTTGCAGCCCCACACAGGACTACAAGTacagccccacaaagaccacaAGTACAGAGACTTATTCCCTTCATTCTCCCTCTATGTCTTgtgcgtcgtcttgtgggaaGATTGAACCATCCCAGTCCTGGAGCAGAGCTCAAGaaacttgatcctcccaaggggcttggtgagcagatccgcaagctgatccttggtgttgatgtagctcgccttgatggttccttcctccaagcagcctcggatgaagtgatacctgacccggatgtgcttgctcctcTCATGGAACACAAGATTCTTGGCCAGCGCAagagcggacttgctg
Proteins encoded:
- the LOC120670033 gene encoding uncharacterized protein At5g41620-like isoform X1; this translates as MEVEPPQAAAAAVAAALQKCRADGGEARLEACGKAAARSPSREAQETDGTPRTGRRRGEEEVVVEAEEEPLRRGLAAAQARARARRKAGHATPSPSWKLEPSPPRLQEESASAAPAEADAGAGRRGAPVASARQLGATLWEIQDVIRVAGAGRRIRRRGRRVPAVDEASADADRPRSSGGFGAHVATSVMEHDKLHEERCPSRQPLSPASYTTSVGATTVNLVSPTRSLDCNARFRQAGNDLKTSTELLKVLNRIWSLEEQHAADVSAMKGLKRELHHAQVCIQELMQERQRYHHEIDSLARQVTEDKMARKNKDQEKIKAALRSVQEDLEDERRLRKHSETLHRKLGKELSEMKSAFCKAVKALEKEKKTTCLLEDLCDEFAKGIRSYEEEVRMLKQKHVKEYEHKFDKSVVHISEAWLDERMQMQKTDTREDLSGKSSITERLSSEIERFLHHAKRFSNSKNDNLNIVNEKRDASFCRQSLESVHLNGATSAPRLAEDDDGSSIASDLHCFELNMHGSAIKSHDLAGTRRRVISSMHSPMRRLEYSNGVSVEGSPMSNAPTCSKKDKARSSIGRQQFIASTPEISSRNDAGLASTDEQNETVMTQVSRRLRDDLLKIKSEAPQHAYLGHKSNQPRTNQFQEYTASRDLCDVRSPARHLNNPAKSLECEITESPAHQLVGTKENTLKAKLLQARLEGQHARMSAWVFPLISTRRK
- the LOC120670033 gene encoding uncharacterized protein At5g41620-like isoform X2; translation: MSQIFFLVCFASTSPPFFFAISQTMYTRCNKILLTFQPRSSGGFGAHVATSVMEHDKLHEERCPSRQPLSPASYTTSVGATTVNLVSPTRSLDCNARFRQAGNDLKTSTELLKVLNRIWSLEEQHAADVSAMKGLKRELHHAQVCIQELMQERQRYHHEIDSLARQVTEDKMARKNKDQEKIKAALRSVQEDLEDERRLRKHSETLHRKLGKELSEMKSAFCKAVKALEKEKKTTCLLEDLCDEFAKGIRSYEEEVRMLKQKHVKEYEHKFDKSVVHISEAWLDERMQMQKTDTREDLSGKSSITERLSSEIERFLHHAKRFSNSKNDNLNIVNEKRDASFCRQSLESVHLNGATSAPRLAEDDDGSSIASDLHCFELNMHGSAIKSHDLAGTRRRVISSMHSPMRRLEYSNGVSVEGSPMSNAPTCSKKDKARSSIGRQQFIASTPEISSRNDAGLASTDEQNETVMTQVSRRLRDDLLKIKSEAPQHAYLGHKSNQPRTNQFQEYTASRDLCDVRSPARHLNNPAKSLECEITESPAHQLVGTKENTLKAKLLQARLEGQHARMSAWVFPLISTRRK